From one Rosa rugosa chromosome 4, drRosRugo1.1, whole genome shotgun sequence genomic stretch:
- the LOC133745220 gene encoding pre-mRNA-splicing factor SPF27 homolog has product MANTTSTASNEILMLEAPPQGPSWPGPLTNAEIIDALPYIDEDYYASAAVKREVDLMVEEELRRSAKKPADFLKDLPPLAKPNFKNNPVLAREYDRVRASKPPVVLDFSRDKAEMPKRTDEAAWRQALQKAQCFSQHNVVRLENLELMDKYGPDAWIQYNNVLQSLLSRLQKLTHERSQMIGTVNRERKEHQQNTAYELNALSAQWKELSLKNIEIQAACAKIENYIDELKKEAAERGWDLKPMENGPLNSE; this is encoded by the exons ATGGCGAACACCACCTCCACCGCCAGCAACGAAATCTTAATGTTAGAAGCTCCGCCGCAAGGTCCGTCGTGGCCGGGCCCCTTAACCAACGCCGAGATCATCGACGCCTTGCCGTACATCGACGAAGACTACTACGCCAGCGCAGCCGTCAAGAGAGAGGTCGACCTCATGGTGGAGGAAGAGCTCCGTCGCAGCGCCAAAAAGCCCGCCGATTTCCTCAAAGACTTGCCTCCACTCGCCAAGCCCAATTTCAAG AATAATCCAGTTCTGGCGAGAGAGTACGACCGCGTGAGAGCTTCCAAGCCTCCCGTGGTTCTTGATTTCTCCAGAGATAAAGCGGAGATGCCGAAGAGGACTGATGAAGCTGCTTGGAGACAGGCTCTTCAGAAAGCTCAGTGCTTTTCGCAGCACAATGTCGTCAG GTTGGAGAATTTGGAGCTGATGGATAAGTATGGCCCTGATGCCTGGATTCAGTACAACAATGTATTGCAATCGCTTTTGTCGAG ATTGCAGAAATTAACTCATGAACGCTCTCAAATGATTGGAACCGTGAATCGTGAAAGGAAAGAACATCAG CAAAACACTGCATATGAGCTTAATGCTTTATCTGCGCAATGGAAGGAACTTTCTCTGAAAAACATAGAAATTCAAGCCGCATGTgctaaaattgaaaattatataGATGAACTCAAAAAGGAAGCTGCAGAGAG AGGTTGGGACTTAAAACCAATGGAGAATGGCCCGTTGAATTCTGAATGA
- the LOC133745218 gene encoding ABC transporter A family member 7-like, giving the protein MAPERSAASFWTQSNALLRKSLTYQKRNIRSNIMLVLIPFFFILILAALQSLQKNVNKQLSKPDCGSSDQFDLTLSCPIPQPQEWAPLLQLPSRDYRAVRSNFLLSDLPDESCRSRNDERGYSSCPVTLLLTGNNQSLGETLAGNMLLNSPPPKSAGDGMEYIAHNVMGSDSSPQENMFHDYDWSKDVVTIYNVQRHCSPNSSFYLPVREASLQPKIFVECVEGLPLWRNTSTKVNNELYRGYRNGNSEGKINEVLGAYDFSNSDKNNFNVSVWYNSSLKSGDDDVGEVLSGAGSDSKLLRLPRAVNLASSAYLQFLKGFGTNMLLDFVKEMPLQETPFQMPDIASMIGPLFFTWVILLLFPVVMKSLVYEKQQKLRIMMKMHGLGDGPYWMISYAYFLTVSVVYMLCLVISGSLIGLKIFRLHDYTIQFVFYFLYMNLQIAMAFLAAALFSNVKACSVIGYILVFATGLFGSELFQAFIEDPSFPRYWIIVLELYPGLSLYRGLYEFAEFTPEASTVGTVGMRWGNLRHSKSGMREVFIVMFVEWFVLIFVAYNLDKLTSSVSGKSPLFFLQSCFGKNKEHSSSLRSGTPSAQWQGSTVSIQMDKPDVTQEMEKVESLLLDQDSTSHAIICHDLKKVYPGRDGNPEKFAVKGLSLALPRGECFGMLGPNGAGKTSFISMMIGLTKPSSGAAYVHGMDIWTQMDEIYTSMGVCPQHDLLWESLTGREHLLFYGRLKNLKGSALIEAVEESLKSVNLFYGGVADKQAGKYSGGMKRRLSVAISLIGDPKVVYMDEPSTGLDPASRNHLWNVVKAAKQDRAILLTTHSMEEAEVLCDRLGIFVDGRLQCIGNPKELKARYGGSYIFTMTTSGDHEEEVEKMVRTISPNANKVYRLSGTQKFELPKNEVTIAHVFQAVEAAKRQFTVFAWGLTDTTLEDVFIKVATTASQ; this is encoded by the exons ATGGCGCCGGAGCGTTCCGCTGCGAGCTTCTGGACTCAGTCCAATGCCTTGCTCAGAAAGAGCTTAACATATCAG AAAAGAAACATCCGCTCCAATATCATGCTGGTTTTAATACCCTTTTTCTTCATCCTCATTTTGGCTGCCCTCCAAAGTCTGCAGAAGAATGTGAACAAACAGTTATCAAAACCCGATTGTGGATCTTCAGACCAATTTGATCTAACTTTATCTTGTCCCATACCTCAGCCTCAAGAATGGGCTCCATTGTTGCAGTTACCATCTCGAGATTACCGTGCAGTAAGAAGTAACTTTCTTCTATCTGACTTGCCAGATGAGTCATGCCGGAGTAGGAATGATGAAAGAGGCTACTCCTCCTGCCCGGTAACACTACTTCTTACTGGGAATAATCAGTCTTTAGGAGAAA CTCTGGCTGGAAATATGTTGTTGAATTCTCCCCCGCCGAAATCCGCTGGTGATGGCATGGAATATATAGCGCATAATGTCATG GGTTCGGATTCCTCACCTCAAGAGAACATGTTTCATGACTATGACTGGTCTAAGGATGTTGTGACCATCTATAATGTGCAGCGCCACTGCTCACCAAATTCTTCATTCTATCTTCCAGTTCGAGAAGCAAGTTTGCAACCAAAAATAT TTGTTGAATGCGTTGAAGGTTTGCCTTTGTGGCGCAATACTTCTACCAAAGTAAACAATGAGCTATATAGAGGTTACAGAAATGGGAATTCAGAGGGGAAGATTAATGAAGTACTTGGAG CCTATGATTTCTCCAACTCAGATAAGAATAATTTCAATGTGAGCGTATGGTACAATTCAAGCTTGAAATCTGGAGATGATGATGTTGGCGAGGTGCTGAGCGGGGCTGGAAGTGATTCTAAATTGTTGCGGCTTCCACGTGCAGTGAATCTG GCCTCCAGTGCCTACCTACAGTTCTTGAAAGGTTTTGGAACAAATATGCTGCTTGATTTTGTCAAAGAAATGCCCCTGCAGGAAACCCCATTCCAGATGCCAGATATTGCCTCTATGATTGGTCCACTCTTCTTTACATGGGTTATCTTACTGCTCTTCCCT GTTGTGATGAAGTCGCTGGTGTacgaaaaacaacaaaaactcaGAATCATGATGAAAATGCATGGACTTGGTGATGGACCCTATTGGATGATTTCCTATGCCTATTTTCTTACAGTATCTGTAGTGTACATGCTATGTCTTGTTATATCTGGCTCACTTATCG GGTTAAAAATTTTCAGACTACATGACTACACCATCCAGTTTGTTTTCTACTTCTTATATATGAATTTGCAAATAGCGATGGCTTTTCTAGCAGCTGCATTGTTCTCCAACGTTAAGGCTTGTTCAG TTATAGGTTACATATTGGTCTTTGCAACCGGGCTTTTTGGTTCAGAACTTTTTCAAGCCTTTATAGAAGATCCATCATTCCCTA GATACTGGATCATTGTTCTTGAGTTGTATCCTGGCTTGTCTCTGTATCGTGGGTTATATGAGTTTGCAGAATTCACCCCTGAAGCAAGTACTGTGGGGACTGTTGGGATGCGATGGGGAAATTTGAGACACAGCAAGAGTGGGATGAGAGAAGTCTTTATTGTCATGTTTGTGGAGTGGTTTGTGCTGATTTTTGTTGCATATAACTTGGATAAACTTACATCATCTGTAAGTGGAAAAAGTCCTCTATTTTTCTTGCAAAGCTGCTTTGGAAAGAATAAAGAACATTCCTCATCTCTTAGGAGTGGGACGCCTAGTGCACAATGGCAGGGATCTACAGTTTCTATTCAGATGGACAAACCTGATGTTACTCAAGAG ATGGAGAAGGTTGAGAGTTTGCTATTGGATCAAGATAGTACAAGTCACGCGATCATCTGCCATGACCTGAAAAAGGTGTATCCAGGAAGAGATGGAAACCCTGAGAAGTTTGCAGTGAAAGGGTTATCTCTTGCTTTGCCACGAGGGGAATGCTTTGGCATGCTTGGTCCCAATGGTGCAGGGAAGACCTCTTTTATTAGCATG ATGATTGGTCTGACAAAACCAAGCTCTGGTGCGGCATATGTTCATGGTATGGACATTTGGACTCAGATGGATGAAATATATACCAGCATGGGTGTTTGTCCACAGCACGA CTTACTATGGGAGAGCCTGACTGGAAGGGAGCATTTGCTGTTTTATGGCAGACTTAAGAATCTCAAAGGTTCTGCCTTAATAGAA GCTGTGGAAGAGTCTTTGAAGAGTGTGAATCTGTTCTATGGTGGAGTTGCTGACAAACAGGCTGGGAAGTATAGTGGAGGTATGAAGAGAAGGCTTAGCGTTGCAATTTCACTCATAGGGGATCCGAAG GTTGTTTACATGGATGAGCCTAGTACTGGACTAGATCCAGCTTCAAGAAACCATCTATGGAATGTTGTAAAGGCGGCGAAACAGGACCGAGCAATCCTCTTAACCA CACATTCCATGGAAGAGGCAGAGGTTCTCTGTGATCGACTAGGAATTTTTGTAGATGGCAGATTGCAGTGTATTGGAAATCCGAAAGAG CTGAAGGCTAGATATGGAGGATCGTATATCTTCACAATGACCACAAGTGGGGATCATGAGGAAGAAGTGGAGAAGATGGTTCGGACGATCTCACCCAACGCCAACAAGGTATACCGACTCTCAGGGACACAGAAGTTTGAGCTGCCCAAAAATGAGGTCACTATCGCCCATGTCTTCCAAGCTGTGGAGGCTGCAAAGCGGCAATTCACAGTGTTCGCTTGGGGTCTCACTGACACTACTTTGGAGGATGTCTTCATCAAGGTTGCTACAACCGCTTCACAGTAG